In the Fibrobacter sp. UWB4 genome, TTTCTTGCAGGCATTCATCAATGGAGGGAATGCCAGAGAAAAACAAGATGGGGAATATGGTACATAAACCGATAATCGCCGAGTAGGCATAAGGTTTGTCTGAGACTTTAATGTCGAACAGGTTGAAGAATCCGAATAGGAGCCAATTAATGGCGAGGATCAGGACTACAGAAATGGTGATAGCGTTGACAGCGGCTTTGGCATTCCTCATCAAGAATATCCAGAATCCGTTTTCGTCTTTTTGCTTGAAGAACGGGGCAACGAACAGGCTCAAGAAAACGGTTGTATAGATAAATAGCCATGTTACCAAGACATAAATGTGTTCGGTATAGTTGTTGGTTGAAAAATGGTAAAAGACTAGTGCGATGGAAATGGCTAACCATACGGCTTCGGCGACGATATGGGGAATGATGCTAAATTTTTTTCGGGATTCATGGACCAGCGAAATCGTGAGGGCTATCATCGTGGCCGCAATCGGATAGATGAATAGCCAATAAGTTAATTTGCTATGAGTTGGCGAAAGGCTGTTTTCATAAACGTAAATGAAAGCGATGGTCGCGAAAATGGCAAACGCCACTGCAAGCGGAAACCGCTTAAACGCGCTCGTGATTTGACTCGGGTATTTCTTGATTTTAGTAAAGTCCATTTTCCCTCCTCTCTTGTTTTCCCGTCATGCTGAGGCGAAGCCGATGCATCCAGTGAAGTCTTGTAACGCATAAACAAAAATGACTGGATCCTTCACATTCGTTCAGGATGACGTTTCCTTCTTACTTCTTACTTTCCTTCCCGTTCTTTCCGCTCTTTCTTCATTTGCTTCAACTGCGCGAGTTTTTCACCGAGCGCCTTTTCGCGCCCGTACGGCTTGGGTTCGTAAATCGTCGTGCCGACAAGTTGCGTGGGCAGGTGCTCCTGCGCAGAGTAGCCGCCCGGGCTGTCGTGATCGTACTCGTAGCCGATCCCGTAGCCGAGCTGTTTCCCGACGCGGGTGACGGAATTGCGGTAGGCTCGCGGCACGGGGAGCGTTCCGGTTTGCTTTACGATAGAATCCGCCTTCATTCCCGCAAGTTCAACGCTATTGCTCTTGGGCGCAAGCGCCAAGTAAATCGCAAGCTCGTCGAGTGCGATCAAGCCTTCCGGAATGCCCATAAAGTCGTACGCTTCGCGAGCGCTTGTTGCAAGCAGTAGCGCGTTCGGATCCGCAAGTCCCACATCTTCCATGCTCATGCGCATCAGGCGGCGCAAAATGAATCGCGGGTCTTCGCCGCCCTGCAACATTCTGTGGAGCCAGTAAAGGGCCGCGTCCGGGTCAGAGCCGCGTACGGACTTGTGCAATGCTGAAATCAGGTTATAATGCTCTTCGCCGCTCTTGTCGTAACGCAGCGGCTTCTTGTACTGGAATTCTTCGAGCAGCTTCTCGTCGATAATCTTATTGTCGCCGAGGTTCTTGCCAATCCATTCGAGCTGGTTCAGCAAGAATCTTGCATCGCCTTCAGACTGTGCGATGAGCTTGTCGACAACGGCGTCTTCAACTTCGACGTCCTTGAGCTGTAAACCGCGCGGGTGGTCCCGCAGTGCGCTGAAAATTAAAGTGCGCAAGTCTTCCTTGCTGAGAGGCGCAAAAAGGATCAGCTGGCAGCGGCTGAGTAAAGCCCCGTTCACCTCGAATCCTGGGTTTTCCGTAGTCGCGCCGATGAGCGTCACCGTGCCGTCTTCCACGGCGCCGAGGAGCGCGTCTTGCTGCCCCTTGTTGAAACGATGGATTTCGTCGATGAAAAGGATTGTATCCATGAACGCATGCTTCATCTGGCGCGCGTCCGCGAGAACTTCCTTGACTTCCTTCACGCCGCTTG is a window encoding:
- a CDS encoding replication-associated recombination protein A, yielding MDAPLAERLRPQNLDEFLGQNKILGQQSLLRKSLENDSIPSMIFWGPPGCGKTSLAHVIKQHTKKRFVALSAVASGVKEVKEVLADARQMKHAFMDTILFIDEIHRFNKGQQDALLGAVEDGTVTLIGATTENPGFEVNGALLSRCQLILFAPLSKEDLRTLIFSALRDHPRGLQLKDVEVEDAVVDKLIAQSEGDARFLLNQLEWIGKNLGDNKIIDEKLLEEFQYKKPLRYDKSGEEHYNLISALHKSVRGSDPDAALYWLHRMLQGGEDPRFILRRLMRMSMEDVGLADPNALLLATSAREAYDFMGIPEGLIALDELAIYLALAPKSNSVELAGMKADSIVKQTGTLPVPRAYRNSVTRVGKQLGYGIGYEYDHDSPGGYSAQEHLPTQLVGTTIYEPKPYGREKALGEKLAQLKQMKKERKEREGK